One segment of Rosa chinensis cultivar Old Blush chromosome 6, RchiOBHm-V2, whole genome shotgun sequence DNA contains the following:
- the LOC121048927 gene encoding disease resistance protein RUN1-like: protein MSTESSSPPRWKYDVFLSFRGKDTRKAFTDHLYTALDHQGITTFRDDPELHKGEAISPAVFAAIEESRFALIVLSQNYASSTWCLDELVRIIECMKARETVLPIFYDVDPSDVRKQTGSFGEAFANHEERFRIDKEKVRRWRYALTEVASFSGWNSKEWYESKLIRDIVEVIWTKLQPTSFSYAENLVGIYSRLQPLNLLLAAGVDDVRFIGIWGMGGIGKTTMVRAVYERISREFEVSFLLTDVRDSVERSGLLNLQKQLFSGIWTKKADISDLHEGATIIRRLLGHKKVLLILDDVNHSSHLKYLAGSEEWFGSGSRVLITTRNERLLIEHGVERRLKVKEFNNEDSLQLFSLKAFKRGYPEEDFLDLSKSVIYYAKGLPLALEVLGSFLHRRDRSEWKSTLRKQGKVCNLEIFDILKTSYDGLDDEEENIPRHCMLLLWKEKRSSNRNTDQLRCFCNYWNKSSYRKISLDCFTWKIMDARFDPRNGSGNCPSGIS from the exons ATGAGCACAGAGAGCTCTTCACCTCCTCGGTGGAAATATGATGTCTTTTTGAGTTTTAGAGGCAAGGATACTCGAAAGGCTTTTACAGACCATTTATACACTGCATTGGATCATCAAGGAATCACAACTTTCAGGGATGATCCTGAACTTCACAAAGGGGAAGCTATTTCTCCGGCAGTTTTTGCTGCAATTGAAGAATCAAGATTTGCCCTCATTGTTCTCTCACAAAATTATGCATCGTCAAcgtggtgcttggatgaacttgtAAGAATTATTGAATGCATGAAAGCAAGAGAAACAGTGCTGCCAATATTCTATGACGTTGATCCCTCTGATGTACGAAAGCAAACAGGGAGTTTTGGAGAAGCCTTTGCTAATCATGAAGAAAGGTTTAGGATTGACAAAGAAAAAGTGCGTAGGTGGAGATATGCTTTAACTGAAGTGGCAAGTTTCTCTGGGTGGAATTCAAAGGAATG GTATGAATCAAAGCTCATTAGAGATATTGTTGAAGTAATATGGACAAAACTGCAACCTACATCATTCAGTTATGCAGAAAATCTAGTTGGAATTTACTCAAGATTGCAGCCACTCAATTTGCTTTTAGCTGCAGGGGTGGATGATGTCCGCTTCATTGGGATATGGGGAATGGGCGGGATTGGTAAGACAACTATGGTTAGAGCGGTGTATGAGAGAATCTCTCGTGAATTTGAAGTTAGCTTCCTTCTTACCGATGTTAGAGACTCCGTTGAAAGAAGTGGTCTACTAAATCTACAAAAGCAACTTTTCTCTGGGATTTGGACAAAAAAGGCTGACATATCAGACCTTCACGAAGGAGCCACCATAATAAGGAGGTTGTTAGGTCATAAAAAGGTTCTTCtcattcttgatgatgtgaaccATTCAAGCCATTTGAAATATTTGGCAGGAAGTGAAGAGTGGTTTGGTTCAGGGAGTAGAGTTCTCATCACAACTAGAAATGAGCGTTTGTTGATCGAACATGGAGTAGAGAGAAGATTGAAGGTCAAGGAATTTAATAATGAGGATTCTCTTCAGCTTTTCAGCCTGAAAGCATTCAAAAGAGGTTACCCTGAAGAAGATTTTCTTGATTTGTCTAAATCTGTTATATATTATGCCAAAGGTCTCCCTTTAGCTCTTGAAGTACTGGGTTCTTTTTTGCATAGAAGAGATCGAAGTGAATGGAAAAGTACATTGAGAAAACAAGGAAAAGTTTGTAACTTGGAAATTTTTGACATACTCAAAACAAGTTATGATGGtctagatgatgaagaggagaatATTCCTAGACATTGCATGCTTCTTTTGTGGAAAGAAAAAAGATCGAGTAACAGAAATACTGATCAGTTGCGAtgtttctgcaattattggaaTAAAAGTTCTTACCGAAAGATCTCTCTTGACTGTTTCACATGGAAGATTATGGATGCACGATTTGATCCAAGAAATGGGTCGGGAAATTGTCCGTCGGGAATCTCCTAA
- the LOC112170332 gene encoding TMV resistance protein N has translation MEIVGRESPNEPGRRSRLLLPEDIKHVLTKNTGTEAIDVIVLDSTVSGVKVDVSAKSFSMMNRLRYLVIENGNLLNGLDYLPNSLQILKWTGYPLKSLPAHFNPEKLQEHNMCHSCIELFPLEIEPLYNLKTLKLSNSLNLVNTPNFQGMPHLELLFLGSCTRLCEVDPGVEVLEKLTILNLKECKNLVHFASSVRGLKSLKVLNLSGCSKLKKLPNDMGHLESLVKVDASGTSIRELPCSIGMLEGLVSMSLRDCKHHVCLPSSVGGLKSLKYLNLSGCSKLDKLPDELGLVACLEKLDVSGSGLREVPSFIGLLKNLEELSLGGCKGQSPKSWNMTSFNPFQFFRERSHIPAGLSLASLSGMHSLTKLDLSDCNLSEIPSDFGCLSLLRDLDLSKNQFVRLPESIGPTL, from the exons ATGGAAATTGTCGGTCGGGAATCTCCAAATGAGCCAGGCAGGCGCAGTAGGTTATTGCTTCCTGAAGACATCAAACATGTCTTGACCAAAAATACT GGAACAGAAGCAATAGATGTCATTGTTCTGGACTCCACTGTGTCTGGAGTAAAGGTGGACGTGAGTGCTAAATCCTTTTCAAtgatgaatagattgagatACCTTGTCATTGAGAATGGGAACCTATTGAATGGGCTTGATTATCTTCCTAATAGTTTACAAATTCTTAAATGGACTGGGTATCCCTTGAAATCTCTCCCAGCGCATTTCAACCCTGAGAAGCTACAAGAACATAACATGTGCCATAGTTGCATTGAACTTTTTCCGTTGGAAATAGAG CCTTTATACAATTTGAAAACCCTTAAACTCAGCAACTCTTTGAATCTTGTCAACACCCCAAACTTTCAAGGTATGCCACATCTTGAGCTTCTGTTTCTAGGAAGTTGTACAAGATTATGTGAGGTTGACCCAGGAGTTGAAGTGCTTGAAAAACTTACGATACTGAACTTAAAAGAGTGCAAGAATCTCGTGCATTTTGCAAGCAGTGTACGTGGCTTAAAATCTCTCAAAGTTCTTAATCTTTCTGGTTGCTCAAAGCTTAAAAAACTACCAAATGACATGGGTCATTTAGAAAGTTTGGTCAAAGTTGATGCAAGTGGAACTTCTATACGAGAACTACCTTGCTCTATTGGGATGCTTGAAGGACTTGTTTCTATGTCCTTGAGAGATTGCAAACATCATGTGTGTCTTCCAAGCAGTGTAGGTGGCTTAAAATCTCTTAAATATCTCAATCTTTCTGGTTGCTCAAAGCTTGATAAATTGCCAGATGAGTTGGGTCTTGTTGCCTGTTTGGAGAAGCTTGATGTGAGTGGAAGTGGCTTAAGAGAAGTGCCCTCCTTTATTGGTCTTTTGAAGAACCTCGAAGAATTATCTCTTGGTGGATGTAAAGGGCAGTCACCTAAATCATGGAATATGACGTCGTTCAACCCTTTTCAGTTTTTTCGAGAAAGAAGTCACATTCCAGCAGGATTGTCGTTGGCTAGTTTGTCTGGTATGCATTCATTAACCAAACTGGATCTAAGTGACTGCAATCTTTCTGAAATCCCCAGTGATTTTGGATGCTTGTCCTTGCTAAGAGATTTAGATTTGAGCAAAAATCAATTTGTTAGACTACCTGAGAGCATTGGCCCAACTCTCTAG
- the LOC121048969 gene encoding disease resistance protein RUN1-like gives MKARGPVLPIFYDVDPSDVRKQTGSFGEAFANHEERFRDDKEKVQSWRYALTEVATFSGWNSKEWYESKLIRDIVEVIWKKLQPTSFSFAENLVGIYSRLQPLNLLLGVGVDDVRFTGIWGMGRIGKTTMVRVVYERISREFEFSFLLTDVRSSVGKSGLLKLQKQLLSGIWTKKADISDIHEGATIIRRLLGHKRVVLILDDVNRSIHLKYLAGNQEWFGSGSRVLITTRNEHLLIEHGVERRLKVEEFNNDDSLQLFS, from the exons ATGAAAGCAAGAGGACCTGTGCTGCCAATTTTCTATGATGTTGATCCCTCTGATGTACGAAAGCAAACAGGGAGTTTTGGAGAAGCCTTTGCTAATCATGAAGAAAGGTTTAGGGATGACAAAGAGAAAGTGCAAAGCTGGAGATATGCTTTAACTGAAGTGGCAACTTTCTCTGGGTGGAATTCAAAGGAATG GTATGAATCAAAGCTCATTAGAGATATTGTTGAAGTAATATGGAAAAAACTGCAACCTACATCATTCAGTTTTGCAGAAAATCTAGTTGGAATTTACTCCAGATTGCAGCCACTCAATTTGCTTTTAGGTGTAGGGGTGGATGACGTCCGTTTCACTGGGATATGGGGAATGGGCAGGATTGGTAAGACAACTATGGTAAGAGTGGTGTATGAGAGAATCTCTCGTGAATTTGAATTTAGTTTCCTTCTTACCGATGTTAGAAGCTCCGTGGGAAAAAGTGGTCTACTTAAACTACAAAAGCAACTTCTCTCTGGAATTTGGACAAAAAAGGCTGACATATCAGACATTCATGAAGGAGCCACCATAATAAGGAGGTTGTTAGGCCACAAAAGAGTTGTTCTCATTCTCGATGATGTGAACCGCTCTATCCATTTGAAATATTTGGCAGGAAACCAAGAGTGGTTTGGTTCAGGGAGTAGAGTTCTCATCACAACTAGAAATGAGCATTTGTTGATCGAACATGGAGTGGAGAGAAGATTGAAGGTCGAGGAATTTAATAATGATGATTCTCTTCAGCTTTTCAGCTAG